A single window of Ferviditalea candida DNA harbors:
- a CDS encoding ParB/RepB/Spo0J family partition protein, translated as MNKRLGRGLDALIPSLSINDDDKVVEIPITQLRANPYQPRKHFSEESIRELASSIKEHGVIQPIIVRAALKGYEIIAGERRWRASQLSGLAVVPAVVRKFTDQQVMEIALIENLQREDLNSLEIAQAYQNLMNQFELTQEELSIKVGKSRSHIANFLRLLQLPDKVKDYVSRGTISMGHARAIAGIKEPKVIEELTEMAILQEWSVRQLEEAIQKLSRETKDKRKNKKNKRDPFINQLEDNLRDRFRTTVKIKHNKDKGKIELLFYSKDDLERLLDLLQVKV; from the coding sequence ATGAACAAGCGGCTAGGTAGAGGACTTGATGCGTTAATTCCTTCTTTGAGTATCAATGACGATGACAAAGTGGTGGAAATACCGATCACGCAGTTAAGGGCAAATCCATACCAGCCAAGGAAACATTTCAGTGAAGAAAGCATCCGAGAGCTTGCGTCTTCAATTAAAGAGCATGGCGTGATTCAGCCGATTATCGTCCGCGCTGCATTAAAAGGCTACGAAATCATTGCTGGGGAAAGAAGATGGCGCGCTTCCCAGCTAAGCGGTCTAGCGGTCGTTCCGGCTGTTGTCCGAAAATTTACAGATCAACAAGTAATGGAAATTGCCTTAATTGAAAATTTGCAAAGGGAAGATCTGAATTCTCTCGAAATTGCCCAGGCTTATCAAAATTTGATGAATCAATTTGAGCTTACACAGGAAGAGTTGTCCATCAAGGTAGGAAAATCCCGTTCACATATCGCGAATTTTTTGCGTCTACTCCAATTGCCGGATAAAGTTAAGGATTATGTTTCACGTGGAACAATCTCGATGGGACATGCGAGGGCAATCGCCGGAATTAAAGAGCCGAAAGTGATTGAGGAATTAACTGAAATGGCGATCCTTCAGGAGTGGAGCGTCAGACAATTGGAAGAAGCGATTCAAAAACTGAGTCGGGAAACGAAGGACAAAAGAAAAAACAAGAAAAACAAAAGAGATCCTTTTATCAATCAGCTTGAGGATAATTTGCGGGACAGGTTTAGAACGACGGTAAAAATAAAGCATAATAAGGATAAAGGAAAGATTGAATTATTATTTTATTCTAAAGACGATTTAGAAAGATTGTTGGATTTATTGCAGGTTAAGGTATAA
- a CDS encoding ParA family protein, giving the protein MSRIIAITNQKGGVGKTTTAVNLGASLASLGKKVLLVDIDPQGNTTSGIGINKADVQYCAYDVIINDIHPKDAIVDTKLPNLRLLPATIQLAGAEIELVPTISREVRLKKSLHLVKHMFDFILIDCPPSLGILTVNSLTAADSVIIPIQCEYYALEGLSQLLNTVRLVQKHLNTALTIEGVLLTMFDARTNLGIQVIEEVKKYFQQKVYQTIIPRNVRLSEAPSHGESIVTYDPRSKGAEVYMELAKEVVHYEQAAR; this is encoded by the coding sequence TTGTCGAGAATTATTGCAATAACTAATCAAAAAGGCGGCGTGGGTAAAACCACGACAGCTGTTAATTTGGGCGCTTCATTGGCTTCGTTGGGAAAAAAGGTTCTGCTGGTTGACATTGACCCGCAAGGGAATACGACCAGCGGAATCGGCATAAACAAAGCGGATGTGCAGTACTGCGCTTATGATGTCATTATAAATGACATACATCCCAAGGATGCGATTGTTGATACCAAATTGCCTAATTTACGGCTGCTGCCGGCGACAATCCAATTGGCGGGCGCTGAAATTGAACTGGTTCCTACGATTTCCCGCGAAGTACGATTAAAAAAATCCTTACATCTTGTGAAGCACATGTTCGATTTTATACTTATTGATTGTCCGCCATCACTCGGGATTCTTACGGTTAATTCGTTAACGGCTGCGGATTCCGTGATTATCCCGATTCAATGCGAGTATTATGCGTTGGAGGGCCTAAGTCAGCTGTTAAACACGGTTAGACTGGTGCAAAAGCATTTGAATACGGCGCTTACGATTGAAGGTGTTCTTCTCACCATGTTTGACGCGCGTACGAATTTGGGTATTCAGGTGATCGAAGAAGTAAAAAAATATTTTCAGCAAAAAGTTTATCAAACCATTATTCCTCGCAATGTGCGTTTAAGTGAAGCTCCGAGCCACGGAGAATCGATAGTCACTTATGATCCCAGATCAAAAGGTGCAGAAGTTTATATGGAACTCGCAAAGGAAGTGGTACATTATGAACAAGCGGCTAGGTAG
- the noc gene encoding nucleoid occlusion protein, with the protein MKEQFTRLFGLSEKNGVDEIKHIPVNALVPSPYQPRLLFDDERIDELCQTIKTHGIIQPIVVRLRNGKYEIIAGERRWRAVTKLQMETIPAIIRDINDSQAASVALIENLQREGLTAIEEAAAYQQLMELHDLTQESLAQRLGKSQSTIANKIRLLQLSEPVKAAMLERKITERHARALLSLDGEELQLKLLNEILSKDLNVKQTELRVNYYKESNKNKKNKRISFTKDVRLALNTIRQSVEMISSTGLPVQTDEKQSEEYFEFIIRIPKRP; encoded by the coding sequence ATGAAGGAACAGTTTACTAGATTGTTCGGATTGTCTGAAAAGAATGGAGTCGACGAAATTAAGCATATCCCCGTCAATGCACTGGTACCGAGTCCGTATCAACCAAGGCTTTTGTTCGACGATGAGAGAATCGACGAATTGTGCCAGACGATTAAGACGCATGGGATCATCCAACCGATTGTTGTCAGACTGCGTAACGGCAAATATGAAATTATCGCCGGGGAGCGCCGTTGGAGGGCAGTTACCAAACTGCAGATGGAAACTATTCCGGCCATCATTCGGGATATCAATGATTCTCAGGCGGCATCGGTAGCGTTGATTGAAAATTTGCAGCGGGAAGGACTCACAGCTATTGAAGAAGCGGCTGCTTATCAGCAATTAATGGAACTGCACGATTTGACACAGGAAAGTTTGGCGCAGAGGTTGGGAAAAAGCCAATCAACAATTGCTAATAAGATACGACTTTTACAGCTTAGTGAGCCTGTCAAAGCGGCCATGCTTGAACGGAAAATTACTGAGAGGCACGCCAGGGCGTTACTGTCTCTCGACGGTGAAGAACTTCAACTGAAATTGCTGAATGAAATTCTCTCAAAAGACCTTAATGTGAAGCAAACCGAGCTCCGTGTAAATTACTATAAAGAATCCAACAAGAATAAAAAAAATAAGCGGATCTCTTTTACAAAGGATGTTCGCTTGGCGTTAAATACGATCCGTCAATCCGTGGAGATGATCTCCAGCACCGGCCTTCCGGTGCAAACGGATGAGAAACAATCGGAAGAGTATTTCGAGTTTATCATCAGGATTCCGAAAAGACCGTGA
- the rsmG gene encoding 16S rRNA (guanine(527)-N(7))-methyltransferase RsmG, with translation METDGLQSRFVELLQKRDIHITENQLNQFETYYRELVVWNANMNLTGITKREEVYIKHFYDSSSLAFFIPFGKISSLADIGSGAGFPGIPLKILYPHIKLVIVDSLNKRIQFLEHLVQALKLSDVNCVHGRAEDIGLLPQYRDSFDLVTARAVARLNILNELCLPFAKVGGFFASMKGADPAEEINEAEFSACQLNSRLFKVSFVELPGDQSKRHLVIYEKLKATPKKYPRKAGIPSKNPLRA, from the coding sequence ATGGAGACAGATGGACTGCAAAGCCGGTTTGTTGAGCTGCTTCAGAAGCGAGACATTCATATAACCGAGAATCAATTAAACCAGTTTGAAACCTATTACCGAGAGCTTGTTGTTTGGAATGCCAACATGAACTTAACGGGCATTACGAAAAGGGAAGAAGTTTATATCAAACATTTTTACGATTCTTCGTCGCTTGCATTTTTCATTCCTTTCGGAAAAATTTCCTCCCTTGCCGATATCGGCTCGGGAGCCGGGTTTCCGGGCATACCCTTGAAAATTCTGTACCCGCATATAAAGCTGGTAATCGTTGATTCCTTGAACAAACGGATACAATTTCTTGAACATTTGGTTCAAGCTTTAAAGCTTTCCGATGTAAATTGTGTTCACGGCCGCGCGGAGGATATCGGGCTGCTTCCCCAATACCGCGATTCTTTTGATTTGGTTACCGCCAGAGCTGTTGCCAGATTAAATATACTTAATGAGTTGTGCCTCCCGTTTGCAAAGGTTGGAGGCTTCTTCGCTTCGATGAAGGGAGCGGATCCCGCAGAGGAAATAAACGAAGCTGAATTCAGTGCTTGCCAGCTGAATTCCCGTTTGTTTAAAGTTTCTTTTGTTGAGTTGCCCGGAGACCAGTCAAAACGACATTTGGTTATTTATGAAAAGCTAAAGGCGACCCCTAAAAAGTACCCTCGAAAGGCCGGAATCCCTTCAAAAAATCCGCTGCGTGCTTAA